The following proteins are encoded in a genomic region of Coffea eugenioides isolate CCC68of chromosome 6, Ceug_1.0, whole genome shotgun sequence:
- the LOC113774486 gene encoding defensin-like protein 1, which translates to MAKSRLISYNTLVAVLFCFLLIASIELQMAEAVGKICSKRSQTWTGICIKTENCDSQCKSWEGAQHGACHRSGFGFACFCYFKC; encoded by the exons ATGGCTAAATCTCGACTGATCAGCTACAATACCTTGGTTGCTGTCCTCTTCTGCTTTCTCCTCATTGCTTCAATCG AGTTACAGATGGCGGAGGCCGTAGGAAAAATTTGCTCGAAGCGCAGCCAGACATGGACTGGGATATGCATCAAAACTGAGAATTGCGACAGCCAATGCAAGAGTTGGGAGGGAGCTCAGCATGGAGCTTGTCACAGAAGTGGCTTTGGATTTGCATGCTTCTGTTATTTTAAATGCTGa